The following DNA comes from Brassica oleracea var. oleracea cultivar TO1000 chromosome C5, BOL, whole genome shotgun sequence.
ACTAAAAACAGCTTCAAGGGATAAAATGCATACCTTTTCTGCTAGCCCTTTTTCTGCTAAATCCTGCATCGTAATCTGAATGGCACCAGATTGTTTAGGGCCACATGGCATCCACGTCCCATCAGCTGACTTGAAAAAGAACATGGCATCTTGGGTTTTCCTCACAGGTTCAAACAGAACATCCTTCACCTGCCATAGATTAGAAACCATTCAGAATAAACACATGTTTGTTTACATGGATAGTAATAATAACTCAGGACAAACCACATACACAAACAGCCACATCTGAACCAGAAAACCCCTCTGTCTTGCGAGCTAAATACTCAAAATCAGCTTCATTCAAATTATGAGGAGTATCTCCAAGGTGCACCTGTATCATACACGGACATCATTAGGTAAAAAAGGATTTTGACACCCTAAATAATTTCACTTTGATGAATGTTTACTTTGAACATGTGCTGCCGAGCCTTCACATCCGGTAGAGGGATATAGATACGCTTATCAAAACGTCTCCGAATAGCCTAAAATCAACACGGTATTTAGATTTCAGTGTTATTCTAAAGCTGGCAATAAATTCGAGGAAACAGTCCACTCTAAAGTGTTTCACCTGATCAAGAGCATAAGGTGTATTTGTTGCTGCCAGTACAAGGACTTTCTCATCATTGTGTCCAACACCCTAAAATAAAAGAGAGATCGGAGAGAAGAAAGTCAAGTTTCTGCTAATATTTCAGAATGTATATTTCTATAAATTGTTTCACCTGCATCTGCACAAGAAGCTCTGTTTTGATACGTCTTGAAGCTTCGCTCTCATTGCCTTCCCCACGTTGACCACACAAAGAATCTATCTCATCAACAAATATAATTGAGGGAGCACTCTCCCGGGCCATCTCGAAAAGGTTTGAAACCAGCTTTTCACTTTCACCCATCCACTTCGAGACCAAGTCCGATGAAGACACACTGATAGTTAGGAGGCAGAAAAAAAAATACAATTATGCAAACGCCACAACATGTTCTCAATTACAAAACATAGTAAACAGAATACTTTTCACAAGGTATTAAAAAAAAAACTGAGGCACCTCAAACAGTCAAACCCCAAAGATCTACATAACTGCCCAATACACAGTTCCTCTGATAAAATCCATTTAAACTACATAACAGCTATATGATAGCTATTCGATCAGGCTACATATGGTTCTGGAAACACTAATATATGATCGCAGCAAGTGTCATAATATTCAAACCTTGCCATGTCTTACTAAAAGTGGATATCATCAAAGCCCAATGAAAAACAGTTAAAAGTTGAAATCTTTAGAGCAAACAAACTTGGAGAGACATATGTTACCTAAAAAACGTAGAGTCTGCTTCAGTAGCAACAGCCTTGGCCAAGTACGACTTCCCAGTCCCAGGAGGCCCGTACAGCAGAAAAGCTCTCCA
Coding sequences within:
- the LOC106343255 gene encoding protein SUPPRESSOR OF K(+) TRANSPORT GROWTH DEFECT 1, which gives rise to MYSNFKEQAIEYVKQAVQEDNAGNYNKAFPLYMNALEYFKTHLKYEKNPKIREAITQKFTEYLRRAEEIRAVLDEGGSGPGSNGDAAVATKAKSKGKDNGDGEDKEQSKLRAGLDSAIVREKPNVKWSDVAGLESAKQALQEAVILPVKFPQFFTGKRRPWRAFLLYGPPGTGKSYLAKAVATEADSTFFSVSSSDLVSKWMGESEKLVSNLFEMARESAPSIIFVDEIDSLCGQRGEGNESEASRRIKTELLVQMQGVGHNDEKVLVLAATNTPYALDQAIRRRFDKRIYIPLPDVKARQHMFKVHLGDTPHNLNEADFEYLARKTEGFSGSDVAVCVKDVLFEPVRKTQDAMFFFKSADGTWMPCGPKQSGAIQITMQDLAEKGLAEKIIPPPISRTDFEKVLARQRPTVSKSDLEVHERFTKEFGEEG